From the Psilocybe cubensis strain MGC-MH-2018 chromosome 9, whole genome shotgun sequence genome, one window contains:
- a CDS encoding Iron multicopper oxidase fer1 — MAFSRIVAAPIFLALWALPVIAGVQEIWWNITYIQNANPDGLFERRVIGVNNTWPPPPISVSTDDSLLVHVTNSIDQPTTLHHHGMFFNSTSWMDGAQGVSECGIPPGGQFDYVVPINSSGQWGTYWVHAHASGQYVDGLRAPVVLHPPKEVHSYDEEFTVVLGDWYHDEHSVLIKQFVNIANPGGAEPVPDSALIYFAQNSTYLGPVAGSSPSSVTSAVGFNENATLPFEPGKTYRLRIVNTSAFSAFFFWIDGHDMRIIEVDGTDVQESPIDLLSITVAQRYSVLVTARNDTTSNWVIHANMDTDMFDTVPDTLNPNITSSITYDSSAPLTDLGFVNEYHDVDDLSLVPIIEIAQPVATKTIELEVTFDTMNDGTNHAMFNQITYNSPLVPAIFSTMTLGPNATAQSAYGPLSFVIEHMDVVDIIVKNGDAGKHPFHLHGHKPMIVGRSQDYTSNDPALNPPIVEGQKNPIRRDTIQIPSMNSATLRVVADNPGVWFFHCHIEWHLEVGLAIQLVEAPLQAQALRENVPQVMYDHCQALGKPISGNAAGIASATDLTGLPLGPFPQKLGWHPKGIGAMAGCVLTAVLGMMAVTWYSLGGHISDAEIEHEVREAIAKKEKRGKFFGFLPKKQSS, encoded by the exons ATGGCGTTTAGCCGTATTGTCGCTGCGCCAATCTTTCTGGCACTTTGGGCGCTACCCGTCATTGCAGGTGTCCAAGAAATATGGTGGAATATCACCTATATCCAGAATGCTAACCCAGACGGCTTGTTTGAACGTCGGGTTATAGGTGTTAACAATACATGGCC GCCTCCCCCAATCTCCGTTTCTACGGATGATTCATTGCTGGTTCACGTAACCAATTCGATTGACCAGCCGACCACCCTCCATCATCATGGCATGTTCTTCAATTCGACTTCGTGGATGGACGGCGCTCAAGGTGTCTCTGAATG TGGCATCCCTCCTGGTGGACAATTCGACTATGTCGTACCTATAAATTCATCGGGACAATGGGGAACATATTGGGTCCATGCTCATGCATCG GGCCAATACGTCGACGGACTGCGAGCACCAGTGGTTCTTCATCCGCCGAAAGAGGTTCACTCGTATGATGAAGAATTTACAGTCGTATTAGGTGACTGGTATCACGACGAACACTCCGTGCTCATCAAACAATTCGTCAACATCGCCAATCCAGGTGGAGCTGAACCTGTGCCTG ATTCTGCCTTGATCTATTTTGCACAAAATTCGACCTATCTTGGGCCTGTTGCTGGTTCCAGTCCATCATCTGTTACATCAGCAGTAGGATTCAACGAAAATGCAACGCTCCCCTTTGAACCTGGCAAAACGTACCGACTTCGTATCGTCAATACTTCTGCATTCTCAGCCTTCTTTTTTTGGATCGACGGGCACGACATGAGGATAATTGAAGTCGATGGT ACTGATGTGCAGGAATCACCTATCGATCTACTGAGTATTACAGTGGCCCAGAGGTACTCCGTTCTGGTTACGGCAAGAAATGACACAACGAGTAATTGGGTGATCCACGCAAACATGGATACAGACATGTTCGACACTGTCCCCGACACCCTGAATCCCA ATATCACATCTTCAATAACCTACGACTCCTCAGCACCCCTCACCGACCTCGGATTCGTGAACGAATATCACGATGTAGACGACCTTTCTCTTGTCCCTATTATTGAGATAGCCCAGCCTGTCGCGACTAAGACGATTGAACTTGAGGTTACTTTCGATACCATGAACGACGGGACAAATCACGCCATGTTCAACCAAATTACGTACAACTCGCCCTTGGTCCCCGCTATATTTTCTACGATGACTTTGGGGCCCAATGCAACTGCTCAAAGCGCGTATGGACCCCTCAGCTTTGTGATCGAACATATGGACGTCGTCGATATTATTGTGAAAAACGGAGACGCCGGAAAGCACCCTTT CCATTTACACGGACATAAACCAATGATAGTCGGGAGATCTCAGGATTATACTTCTAATGATCCTGCTCTCAATCCCCCCATCGTAGAAGGACAGAAAAATCCCATCCGACGAGATACTATCCAAATCCCGTCAATGAATTCGGCTACGCTACGCGTTGTGGCTGATAACCCAGGAGTCTGGTTCTTCCACT GTCACATCGAATGGCACCTCGAAGTCGGCTTGGCTATTCAGCTGGTTGAAGCCCCTTTGCAAGCCCAAGCGCTCCGCGAAAATGTACCACAGGTTATGTACGACCACTGTCAAGCGCTGGGGAAACCTATATCTGGAAACGCCGCCGGGATTGCATCAGCGACAGACCTTACTGGACTGCCTCTGGGTCCCTTCCCTCAGAAGCTGGGTTGGCACCCTAAAGGCATCGGTGCAATGGCTGG GTGTGTGCTAACTGCTGTGTTGGGCATGATGGCAGTAACATGGTACTCTTTGGGAGGCCATATTAGTGATGCAGAGATCGAACATGAGGTGCGGGAGGCAATagccaaaaaagagaaaaggggGAAGTTCTTTGGATTTCTTCCCAAGAAACAGAGCTCGTAG
- a CDS encoding High affinity iron permease ftrA, whose translation MARNLFSVPIFFIVFRETLEAAIIVSVLLGLAEQIVHDDNSDDSRAPAATTPSTPSEEDKQSASEISDSSPAGNDAVQRRRLVRKLRIQASDLWSKSEELWEGIFELIASLMIFVMGITMLKMDRAKAKWRVKLSRAFEGKQADGKARTGKWVLFILPLITVLREGLEAVIFVGGVSLGQPATSIPIAAIVGLVCGFACGLVIYEFASRSTLTIFLVVMTNFLMLIGAGLFSKAVGAFQENAFNRLLGADVDDAGGDGPGSYLVQGNVWHLDCCNPDSKFDGEGWTIFGAIFGWTNNATLGTVLSYVFYWLAVIVALIYIKFKEGRTTLMGQESAAGVRRRRAREIKEIEANEKATESPQEGSSPDVATLPR comes from the exons ATGGCGAGAAATTTGTTCTCAGTCCCTattttcttcatcgtcttccgCGAGACGCTGGAGGCAGCCATAATCGTTTCTGTTCTCCTAGGCCTGGCAGAGCAGATCGTACATGACGACAACTCAGATGACTCGCGGGCACCAGCGGCGACAACGCCATCCACACCCTCTGAAGAGGATAAACAGTCGGCCAGCGAAATCTCTGATTCCAGTCCCGCTGGCAACGACGCAGTTCAGCGCCGACGTCTCGTTCGTAAACTACGCATTCAA GCTTCTGACCTCTGGTCCAAGTCGGAGGAACTATGGGAAG GTATCTTCGAACTTATCGCGTCACTCATGATATTTGTCATGGGCATTACAATGCTCAAGATGGACAGAG CCAAGGCAAAATGGCGCGTCAAGCTATCTCGCGCGTTTGAGGGAAAAC AGGCCGACGGCAAAGCTCGAACTGGGAAATGGGTGCTTTTCATCTTGCCGCTCATCACTGTCTTAAGAGAAG GTCTAGAGGCCGTGATCTTTGTTGGCGGAGTATCGTTGGGACAACCTGCGACTTCGATTCCTATTGCCGCCATCGTGGGGCTCGTATGCGGATTCGCATGTGGACTTGTCATCTATGAATTTGCGAGTCGCTCCA CTTTGACTATCTTCCTTGTGGTCATGACCAACTTCCTGATGTTAATTGGCGCTGGCTTGTTTAGCAAGGCAGTGGGGGCTTTCCAAGAGAATGCTTTCAACAGGTTGCTTGGCGCAGACGTCGATGATGCAGGCGGTGATGGCCCAGGGTCATACCTTGTCCAAGGGAATGTGTGGCATCTTGACTGCTGCAACCCAGACAGCAAGTTCGATGGCGAAGGTTGGACCATTTTCGGAGCCATTTTTGGGTGGACTAATAACGCCACCT TGGGAACCGTGCTGTCTTACGTGTTCTATTGGCTGGCAGTCATCGTTGCCCTGATCTATATTAAATTTAAAGAG GGAAGGACTACACTCATGGGACAAGAATCTGCAGCTGGTgttcgcagaagaagagcgagggaaatcaaagaaattgaagccaACGAAAAGGCAACTGAGTCACCACAAGAAGGCTCCTCCCCTGACGTAGCCACTCTTCCTCGCTGA
- a CDS encoding Cytochrome P450 monooxygenase COX2 — protein MPLVELLSTAFERLSAYPLLTSSAVALGYVLTVKAVVDKSRKRKRNPKNLPPPPGPKGYPIIGNLFDVPHPADSPHIIREVRGFLRRLQQSPENFMHHVRHTFAAIIMGITYGITVEDTSDPYISNAEEALQGLVETAIPGSYLVDLIPALLYIPSWFPGASFKRKAAYWSRLNNDVINKPFEYIENELTNDREVVPSVTTSLISRLPEKDDPLYSEERQIAKHATSVAYIVTLTADSYLGPAGADTTVSTVQTLFLAMAMYPEALKKAHAELDAVVGPYRLPDYGDCDSLPYINAIVKESMRWNQVLPLAIAHMTTHDDEYDGYFIPRGTVVMPNGWSILHDPEVFPDPMEFKPERYLKDGKLDHTVRSPECAAFGFGRRICPGRHLSDNSLYLIVASTLAVYDIKPAIDEFGNPIKLEAKFTSGFIS, from the exons ATGCCCTTGGTTGAGTTGTTATCCACGGCTTTTGAGAGGCTATCGGCCTACCCGCTGCTTACTTCAAGCGCTGTTGCGCTGGGCTATGTGCTTACTGTGAAGGCGGTTGTTGATAAATCCAGAAAACGCAAGCGCAACCCCAAGAATCTTCCTCCACCCCCGGGACCCAAAGGATACCCTATAATCGGAAATCTATTTGACGTTCCCCACCCTGCGGACAGCCCTCATATT ATACGAGAAGTTCGGGGCTTTCTTCGCCGACTTCAACAATCCCCAGAGAATTTTATGCATCACGTACGGCA CACGTTTGCAGCCATCATCATGGGCATAACGTATGGTATCACTGTTGAAGACACATCGGATCCGTATATATCAAATGCAGAAGAGGCACTACAAGGCCTTGTAGAAACAGCGATACCCGGTTCATACCTAGTTGATCTAATTCCCGCTTTGCTCTATATTCCGTCCTGGTTCCCAGGAGCTAGTTTCAAAAGGAAGGCTGCGTACTGGAGTAGGCTCAACAACGATGTAATCAACAAGCCATTTGAGTACATTGAAAATGAACTT ACAAACGACAGAGAGGTGGTCCCTTCGGTCACAACGTCGCTGATCAGTCGTTTGCCTGAAAAGGATGATCCCCTCTACTCCGAGGAAAGACAAATTGCGAAGCACGCGACATCCGTCGCGTATATTG TGACGTTGACGGCTGACTCTTATCTTGGACCAGCTGGAGCAGACACT ACTGTCTCGACAGTGCAGACGTTATTTTTGGCCATGGCAATGTACCCGGAAGCACTGAAGAAGGCGCATGCAGAGCTGGACGCCGTAGTCGGTCCCTATCGTCTGCCAGATTATGGAGACTGCGATTCATTGCCGTATATCAATGCTATTGTCAAGGAAAGCATGCGATGGAACCAAGTCTTGCCCTTAG CTATAGCTCATATGACCACTCATGACGACGAATACGATGGATATTTCATCCCACGAGGAACGGTGGTGATGCCAAACGGATG GAGCATCTTGCACGACCCAGAGGTCTTTCCCGACCCGATGGAATTCAAGCCCGAGCGCTACTTGAAGGATGGGAAGTTAGATCACACTGTCAGAAGCCCCGAGTGTGCAGCGTTTGGCTTTGGACGCCG TATCTGCCCCGGGAGACATCTAAGCGACAACTCTTTGTACTTGATTGTAGCGTCGACACTGGCAGTGTACGATATAAAGCCAGCCATCGACGAATTCGGGAACCCTATAAAACTTGAGGCTAAATTCACGAGCGGATTCATCTCGTAA